A window from Fragaria vesca subsp. vesca linkage group LG5, FraVesHawaii_1.0, whole genome shotgun sequence encodes these proteins:
- the LOC101310801 gene encoding uncharacterized protein RSN1-like has product MATLGDIGVSAFINIVGAITFLLAFAFLRIQPVNDRVYFPKWYLSGQRTSPSRGSGNVVGKFVNLNCWTYFTFLNWMPQALRMTEAEIINHAGLDSAAFLRIYILGLKIFVPMTVLALLILIPVNVSSGTLFFLKKELVLSDIDRLSISNVRPKSIRFFYHIGLEYLFTFWTCYILYKEYNYVASMRLKFLASQRRRAEQFTVVVRNIPHVSGRSISDTVDQYFKRNHPNEYLCHQAVYNANKFARLVRQRDRVQNWLDYYQLKYERHPNKKPTTKTGCLGLCGKRVDAIEYYKQQIMAFDKRMALEQEKILKDSKSLLPVAFVSFRSRWGAAVCAQTTQSKNPTLWLTNWAPEPRDIYWRNLAIPFVSLSIRKLVISLSVFALVFFYMIPIAFVQSLANLEGLERVAPFLRPVIELKFIKSFLQGFLPGLALKIFLYILPAVLMIMSKIEGHIALSTLERRTAAKYYYFMLVNVFLGSIVTGTAFQQLHAFLHQSPTQIPRNIGETIPSKATFFITYIMVDGWAAVAGEILRLKPLVIFHLKNMFLVKTERDREKATNPGSVDFPETLPSLQLYFLLGIVYAVVTPILLPFILVFFAFAYLVYRHQIINVYDQQYESAAAFWPHVHSRIIASLLISQLLLMGLLSTKKAANSTPFLVALPILTLSFHKYCKYRFEPAFRKYPLEEAMEKDELDKTTEPDINLKSYLADAYLHPIFRSFEEQHESVKVRVDKQQTHIAAPITSELSSPSPPHHVSAPSPPQNVHHIPSQYAYYQSSPPQYSYTSNSPPNYVYHSTSPPHYSYHNEELQSHYTYHNEDRPPHYGSHYGYHNEEL; this is encoded by the exons ATGGCAACTCTTGGGGATATTGGGGTCTCTGCATTCATCAACATAGTTGGTGCTATAACCTTTCTTCTGGCCTTTGCTTTTCTGAGAATTCAGCCCGTGAATGACAGGGTCTACTTTCCCAAATGGTACCTCAGTGGGCAGAGAACCAGCCCAAGTAGAGGGTCTGGCAACGTTGTGGGCAAGTTTGTCAATCTCAATTGCTGGACTTACTTCACTTTCTTGAATTGGATGCCTCAAGCCTTGAGAATGACCGAGGCTGAGATCATCAACCATGCTGGCCTTGACTCTGCTGCTTTTCTCAGAATTTACATTTTGGG GTTGAAGATTTTTGTTCCAATGACAGTCCTAGCACTTCTTATTCTTATTCCAGTCAATGTGTCGAGCGGTACCTTATTTTTCCTAAAGAAAGAGTTGGTTTTAAGTGACATCGATAGACTCTCTATATCAAATGTGCGCCCCAAGTCAATAAG GTTTTTTTACCACATAGGACTGGAATACTTGTTCACATTCTGGACTTGTTACATTTTATACAAGGAGTATAACTATGTAGCATCAATGAGGTTGAAATTCTTAGCCTCGCAGCGCAGGCGTGCAGAACAGTTCACG GTAGTCGTTAGAAACATACCACATGTCTCTGGTCGTTCAATATCAGACACTGTAGACCAATACTTCAAAAGAAACCACCCTAATGAGTATCTTTGCCACCAG GCAGTCTACAATGCAAACAAATTTGCCAGACTTGTGAGACAACGAGATCGGGTCCAAAACTGGCTAGACTATTACCAGCTTAAGTATGAAAGACATCCAAACAAAAAGCCAACGACAAAG ACAGGATGTTTGGGACTTTGCGGTAAAAGGGTTGATGCCATCGAGTACTACAAGCAACAGATTATGGCATTTGATAAAAGA ATGGCACTGGAACAAGAAAAGATTCTCAAAGACTCCAAATCACTTTTGCCAGTTGCTTTTGTATCATTTAGATCACGTTGGGGAGCTGCTGTGTGTGCACAGACAACACAAAGCAAGAATCCTACACTGTGGTTGACAAATTGGGCCCCTGAACCCCGCGATATTTACTGGCGTAATTTGGCTATACCATTTGTTTCCTTAAGCATCCGAAAACTTGTAATATCACTATCCGTGTTTGCTTTGGTGTTCTTCTACATGATACCCATAGCCTTTGTGCAGTCCCTTGCAAATTTAGAGGGTCTGGAAAGAGTTGCTCCTTTCCTCAGGCCAGTAATAGAATT GAAATTCATCAAGTCATTTCTACAGGGTTTTCTTCCTGGTCTTGCCCTTAAAATATTTTTATACATTCTCCCAGCAGTATTGATGATCATGTCAAAAATTGAGGGGCATATAGCATTATCAACCCTCGAACGGAGAACAGCAGCAAAATACTATTACTTTATGTTAGTCAACGTATTCTTGGGAAGCATAGTGACTGGAACGGCTTTTCAGCAACTGCATGCTTTCCTCCACCAATCACCTACCCA GATTCCAAGAAACATCGGAGAGACTATACCATCAAAGGCTACTTTCTTTATTACTTATATTATGGTCGATGGGTGGGCGGCAGTTGCTGGTGAGATTCTCCGTTTGAAGCCATTGGTTATATTTCATCTTAAGAACATGTTCTTGGTAAAAACTGAGAGAGATAGGGAGAAGGCAACAAACCCCGGTAGTGTGGATTTTCCAGAGACTCTCCCAAGTCTTCAACTATACTTCCTTCTCGGGATTGTGTATGCTGTGGTTACTCCAATCCTGCTGCCTTTTATACTAGTCTTCTTTGCTTTTGCATACTTAGTCTACCGGCATCAG ATAATCAATGTCTACGATCAACAATATGAAAGTGCTGCTGCATTTTGGCCACATGTTCACAGCCGCATCATAGCAAGCTTGTTGATATCTCAACTACTCTTGATGGGTTTACTAAGCACAAAAAAGGCTGCTAATTCTACCCCATTTCTTGTTGCTCTACCAATATTAACATTATCATTCCACAAATATTGCAAGTATCGTTTTGAACCTGCATTCAGAAAGTATCCACTTGAG GAAGCCATGGAAAAAGACGAATTGGACAAAACTACGGAACCTGACATAAATTTAAAATCATACTTGGCTGATGCGTACTTGCACCCTATTTTCCGGTCTTTTGAGGAACAACATGAGTCTGTTAAAGTTAGAGTTGACAAACAGCAAACTCATATTGCTGCTCCCATTACAAGTGAACTCAGTTCCCCCTCTCCACCACATCATGTCAGTGCCCCATCTCCACCCCAGAATGTCCATCATATCCCATCCCAATACGCCTATTATCAGTCCTCTCCACCCCAATACTCGTATACTTCGAACTCTCCGCCTAATTATGTGTATCATTCAACCTCACCGCCACATTATTCCTACCATAATGAAGAACTGCAATCCCATTACACTTACCATAATGAAGATCGCCCGCCCCATTATGGCAGTCATTATGGCTACCATAACGAAGAACTGTGA
- the LOC101312548 gene encoding 4-coumarate--CoA ligase-like 6-like, with the protein MAKTSSNSLNPEKHNSLATQQQQQQQHPWWFSPETGIYSSKHPNVNLPSDPFLDVVSFIFSHKHSGVSALIDSSSGFSISYSKLYSLVESMASGLIKMGVSQGDVVLLLLPNSVYYPIVFLGVLYIGAVVTTMNPLSSVVEIKKQIKDCNACFGFTGYENVDKLQALSIPAIAVPGNVVLDSKKEMFSVFYQLVDSEVDLALRPVIKQQDTAAILYSSGTTGVSKGVLITHGNLIATVELFVRFEASQYEYSSLKNVYLSVLPLFHIYGLALMVVGLLSLGSSIVIMKKFDVNEVVSAIDRYKVTHFPVVPPILTALTKIAQDVGAQSLQSLKQVSCGAAPTSMKLIEELVQTLPHVDFIQGYGMTETTAVGTRGFNTEKIRKYSSIGLLAPNMQAKVVDWNTGSFLPPASIGELWLRGPSIMRGYLNNARATMSTIDNDGWLHTGDISYFDEDGYLYICDRIKEIIKYKGFQIAPADLEAVLISHPEILDVGVTGATDEECGEVPVAFVVRKHDSELSQEDIMDYVARQVSPHKKVRKVVFTHSIPRSAAGKILRRELRNLLASRL; encoded by the exons ATGGCTAAAACCTCAAGCAACAGCTTAAACCCTGAAAAACATAACTCTTTGGCTACCCAACAACAACAGCAACAACAACATCCATGGTGGTTTTCACCAGAAACAGGAATCTACAGCAGCAAACACCCTAATGTTAACCTCCCCAGTGACCCTTTTCTTGATGTTGTCTCATTCATTTTCTCACACAAGCACAGTGGGGTTTCAGCTTTGATTGATTCGTCATCTGGGTTTTCAATATCTTACTCAAAGCTCTATTCTTTGGTCGAGTCCATGGCCTCTGGCCTCATCAAAATGGGTGTTTCACAAGGTGATGTTGTTCTGCTTCTTTTGCCTAATTCTGTCTACTATCCCATTGTTTTCTTGGGTGTTTTGTATATTGGTGCTGTTGTTACAACCATGAACCCTCTAAGCAGTGTGGTAGAGATTAAGAAACAGATTAAGGATTGCAATGCATGTTTTGGTTTCACAGGATATGAAAATGTTGATAAGTTGCAAGCATTGAGTATTCCTGCAATTGCAGTTCCAGGAAATGTAGTATTGGATTCAAAGAAAGAAATGTTTTCAGTTTTTTATCAGCTTGTTGATAGTGAAGTTGATTTGGCTCTAAGGCCAGTGATCAAGCAGCAAGACACTGCTGCGATATTGTATTCATCCGGGACTACTGGTGTGAGTAAAGGTGTTTTGATAACACATGGGAATTTGATAGCTACAGTGGAGCTTTTTGTGCGGTTTGAGGCTTCACAATATGAGTATTCAAGCTTGAAGAATGTGTATTTATCTGTTCTGCCATTGTTTCATATATACGGGTTGGCACTTATGGTGGTTGGATTATTGTCATTGGGGTCGAGCATTGTCATAATGAAGAAATTTGATGTTAATGAGGTGGTCTCAGCAATTGATAGATATAAAGTGACACATTTCCCAGTTGTTCCACCAATATTAACAGCATTAACAAAAATAGCACAGGATGTTGGGGCACAAAGTCTGCAGAGTTTAAAGCAGGTTTCTTGTGGAGCAGCTCCAACGAGCATGAAACTCATAGAGGAGTTAGTTCAGACCCTTCCTCATGTTGATTTTATTCAG GGATATGGCATGACTGAGACGACTGCAGTAGGAACTCGTGGCTTCAATACTGAAAAGATCAGGAAATATTCTTCAATTGGACTTTTAGCTCCAAACATGCAAGCTAAAGTGGTAGATTGGAATACGGGATCCTTTTTGCCTCCAGCTAGTATCGGTGAACTATGGTTACGAGGACCTTCAATTATGAGAG GTTACTTGAATAATGCAAGGGCAACTATGTCAACAATTGATAATGATGGTTGGCTGCATACCGGGGATATCAGTTATTTTGATGAGGACGGATACTTGTATATATGTGATCGCATAAAAGAGATTATCAAATACAAGGGATTTCAG ATTGCTCCTGCAGATTTAGAAGCTGTGTTGATTTCGCATCCTGAGATACTAGATGTTGGAGTTACAGG TGCTACCGATGAAGAATGTGGAGAGGTACCAGTGGCATTTGTGGTTAGGAAGCATGACAGTGAACTTTCTCAGGAAGATATCATGGATTACGTTGCCCGACAG GTTTCTCCACACAAGAAGGTCAGAAAGGTGGTGTTTACACATTCAATACCAAGATCTGCAGCAGGGAAGATCCTGCGAAGGGAGCTCAGAAATCTCTTGGCTTCTAGACTATAG